The Pelodiscus sinensis isolate JC-2024 chromosome 30, ASM4963464v1, whole genome shotgun sequence genome has a window encoding:
- the LOC142821130 gene encoding olfactory receptor 10A7-like, with product MTSQRQGNQTSVTEFILLGFGDLPGLQVPLFLLFLVIYLVTMVGNILVIVLVVADRHLHTPMYFFLCNLSCLEICYSSTLLLQLLAGLLTGDWTISFTGCLTQFYFFGALAGSECLLLSVMSYDRYLAICNPLHYAARMSGRSCLQLALGSWIGGFIACGITTVSISQLTFCGPNSIDHFFCDFIPLVKLSCNDPLLMDMLAFTVALIVLLVPFVLTLGSYICILRTILRIRSTIGRQKAFSTCSSHLIVVSIYYGALLIAYMFPTTDLLSDFKKVLSVSYTILTPLVNPLIYALRNREVQEALCKACRELRT from the coding sequence ATGACAAGCCAGAGACAAGGAAACCAAACATCTGTCACAGAATTTATCCTCCTGGGATTCGGGGATCTTCCTGGCCTGCAGGTTCCTCTCTTCCTGCTCTTTCTCGTGATCTACCTGGTGACCATGGTTGGAAACATCCTCGTCATAGTGTTGGTTGTGGCTGATCGacacctccacacccccatgtacttcttcctgtgcaacttgtcctgcttggagatctgctacagctccaccctcctgctccagctgctggccgGGCTCCTGACTGGGGACTGGACAATTTCCTTCACAGGGTGTCTCACACAATTTTACTTCTTTGGTGCTCTGGCAGGCTCAGAATGCCTCCTCCTATCAGTGATGTCCTACGACCGGTATCTAGCCATATGCAACCCCCTGCACTACGCAGCCCGGATGAGTGGTAGGTCTTGCCTACAGCTTGCCTTGGGATCTTGGATAGGCGGCTTCATTGCTTGTGGTATAACCACAGTCTCAATATCCCAGTTAACTTTCTGTGGCCCCAACAGTatcgaccatttcttttgtgacttTATTCCCCTTGTAAAACTCTCCTGCAATGACCCTCTGCTGATGGACATGTTGGCATTCACAGTCGCCTTGATTGTCTTACTAGTCCCCTTCGTGCTCACCTTAGGGTCCTACATCTGCATTCTCAGGACCATCCTCAGAATCCGCTCTACCattgggaggcaaaaggccttttccacctgctcctcccacctcattgtggtgagCATTTACTATGGAGCTCTCCTGATTGCCTACATGTTCCCGACCACCGACCTCCTGAGCGACTTCAAGAAAGTTCTCTCTGTCTCCTACACCATCCTGACGCCCCTGGTCAATCCACTCATCTACGCCCTGAGAAACAGAGAGGTCCAAGAGGCCCTGTGCAAAGCTTGCAgagagttaagaacataa